One Jannaschia sp. GRR-S6-38 genomic window carries:
- the rsmD gene encoding 16S rRNA (guanine(966)-N(2))-methyltransferase RsmD: MRIVGGRWRGRRLAGLGAGDAAAHLRPTTDRVRESIFNLLINSHGLELEGLRVLDVFAGTGALGLEALSRGAATASFIEQGRKAQALLRANIAALDAPARIVARDARRPGPGTPHDLVFLDPPYGKALGEAAMAALREAGWIAPGATIVWEERAPPDLGDLEPLDQRRYGDTTVTLARMPGA; encoded by the coding sequence ATGAGGATCGTCGGCGGGCGCTGGCGCGGGCGCCGTCTGGCGGGCCTGGGCGCCGGCGACGCGGCCGCGCATCTGAGGCCCACCACCGACCGCGTGCGCGAGTCGATCTTCAACCTGCTGATCAATTCCCATGGGCTGGAGCTCGAGGGGCTGCGCGTGCTCGACGTCTTCGCCGGCACCGGCGCGCTGGGGCTCGAGGCGCTGAGCCGCGGCGCCGCCACGGCGAGCTTCATCGAACAGGGCCGCAAGGCGCAGGCCCTGCTGCGCGCCAATATCGCCGCGCTTGACGCCCCGGCCCGCATCGTCGCGCGCGACGCCCGCCGCCCGGGCCCCGGCACGCCGCATGACCTCGTCTTTCTCGACCCGCCCTATGGCAAGGCGCTGGGCGAGGCCGCGATGGCGGCGCTGCGCGAGGCGGGCTGGATCGCGCCCGGCGCGACCATCGTCTGGGAGGAGCGCGCGCCGCCCGATCTGGGCGATCTGGAACCGCTCGACCAGCGGCGCTACGGCGACACCACGGTCACCCTCGCCCGCATGCCCGGGGCCTGA
- a CDS encoding 4a-hydroxytetrahydrobiopterin dehydratase, which produces MSHEIPEGWTEKDGGIERRFTFKDFSAAWGFMSRVALAAEAADHHPEWSNVWNRVDIRLTTHDAGGLTDKDIALARHIDTLS; this is translated from the coding sequence ATGAGCCACGAGATCCCCGAGGGCTGGACCGAGAAAGACGGCGGGATCGAGCGCCGCTTCACCTTCAAGGATTTCAGCGCGGCCTGGGGCTTCATGTCCCGCGTGGCGCTGGCCGCCGAGGCGGCCGACCACCATCCGGAATGGTCGAATGTCTGGAACAGGGTGGACATTCGCCTGACGACCCACGATGCCGGCGGACTGACGGACAAGGACATCGCCCTTGCCCGCCATATCGACACGCTGAGCTGA
- a CDS encoding peroxiredoxin, producing MAISKGDRLPDAELLRLGPDGGPESVSLGALTKGRKAVVFALPGAFTRTCTAAHVPSFIRTKDQFAEKGVDPIICIAVNDPFVMGAWAEATGAKEAGIHMLGDADGAFTRAVGMAFDAPPVGFHGRSKRYAMLVDDGVVQVIHEEEGPGTCDASGGEALLREV from the coding sequence ATGGCCATCTCCAAGGGCGACCGCCTGCCCGACGCCGAGCTTCTGCGACTGGGCCCCGATGGCGGGCCGGAAAGCGTCTCGCTGGGCGCGCTGACGAAGGGCCGCAAGGCGGTGGTCTTCGCGCTGCCGGGCGCCTTCACCCGCACCTGCACCGCGGCCCATGTCCCGAGCTTCATCCGCACCAAGGACCAGTTCGCCGAGAAGGGCGTGGACCCGATCATCTGCATCGCGGTCAACGACCCGTTCGTGATGGGCGCCTGGGCCGAGGCGACGGGCGCCAAAGAGGCCGGCATCCACATGCTGGGCGATGCGGACGGGGCCTTCACCCGCGCCGTGGGCATGGCCTTCGACGCGCCGCCGGTGGGCTTTCACGGCCGGTCCAAGCGCTACGCGATGCTGGTCGATGACGGCGTCGTGCAGGTCATCCACGAGGAGGAGGGCCCGGGCACCTGCGACGCCTCGGGCGGCGAGGCGCTGCTGCGCGAGGTCTGA
- a CDS encoding glycerophosphodiester phosphodiesterase family protein, with the protein MSLPPGFLAGPIAHRALHDRAAGRPENSRAAIRAALARGLAIEIDVQISADGVAMVFHDDRLDRLTAVQGPVDARDAAALGRIRLTGGDEGIPTLREVLALVAGRVPLLIEVKDRDGAMGPGIGPLEDAVIADLAGYDGPVAVMSFNPHSVDHIRRHAPHLPRGLVTSAYHAQHWPGLSDATRARLRAMPDLDRIGAQFISHEAADLASPHVARAKAAGLPVLCWTVRSAAQAAEARRIADQVTFEGYLP; encoded by the coding sequence ATGAGCCTGCCCCCGGGGTTCCTCGCGGGGCCGATCGCGCACCGGGCCCTGCATGACCGCGCCGCCGGCCGGCCCGAGAACTCGCGCGCCGCGATCCGCGCGGCGCTGGCGCGCGGCCTCGCGATCGAGATCGACGTACAGATCTCGGCCGACGGGGTGGCGATGGTATTCCACGACGACCGTCTCGACCGGCTGACGGCGGTGCAGGGGCCGGTCGACGCGCGGGACGCCGCCGCACTGGGCCGCATCCGTCTGACCGGCGGGGACGAGGGCATCCCGACGCTGCGCGAGGTGCTGGCGCTCGTCGCGGGCCGGGTGCCGCTGCTGATCGAGGTGAAGGATCGCGACGGCGCGATGGGCCCCGGCATCGGCCCGCTGGAGGACGCGGTGATCGCCGATCTCGCGGGCTATGACGGCCCGGTGGCGGTGATGTCCTTCAACCCCCATTCGGTCGATCACATTCGCCGCCACGCGCCGCATCTTCCGCGCGGTCTGGTGACCTCGGCCTATCACGCGCAGCACTGGCCCGGCCTGTCCGACGCCACCCGCGCGCGGCTGCGCGCGATGCCCGATCTCGACCGGATCGGCGCGCAGTTCATCAGCCACGAGGCCGCCGACCTTGCCAGCCCGCACGTGGCCCGCGCCAAGGCCGCGGGGCTGCCGGTGCTGTGCTGGACGGTGCGCTCCGCCGCACAGGCGGCGGAGGCGCGGCGCATCGCCGACCAGGTGACCTTTGAGGGCTACTTGCCGTGA
- a CDS encoding RidA family protein has protein sequence MSIAQRLADLGVTLPDAPAPAANYVPAVRAGGLLFVSGQISAGPDGMIKGRLGDGMSLEDGAAAARQCAINLLAQVRTACDGDIDRLRRVVKLTGFVNCTPDFGDQPTVINGASDFLVKALGEAGRHSRSAVGATLPFGVAVEIEGIFEIA, from the coding sequence ATGTCCATCGCCCAGCGCCTCGCCGATCTCGGCGTCACCCTGCCCGACGCCCCCGCCCCGGCGGCCAATTACGTGCCCGCCGTGCGCGCGGGCGGCCTGCTCTTCGTCTCGGGCCAGATCAGCGCGGGGCCGGACGGCATGATCAAGGGCCGGCTCGGCGACGGCATGTCGCTGGAAGACGGCGCGGCGGCGGCGCGGCAATGCGCGATCAACCTTCTGGCGCAGGTCCGCACCGCCTGCGACGGCGATATCGACCGCCTGCGCCGCGTCGTGAAGCTGACCGGCTTCGTCAATTGCACGCCCGATTTCGGCGACCAGCCCACCGTCATCAACGGCGCGTCGGATTTCTTGGTCAAGGCGCTGGGCGAGGCGGGACGGCATTCGCGTTCGGCCGTGGGCGCGACGCTGCCCTTCGGCGTCGCGGTGGAGATCGAGGGGATCTTCGAGATCGCATGA
- a CDS encoding Lrp/AsnC family transcriptional regulator, whose product MDDLDRRLLAALAADGRASVSALAAALGVTRATVRARIARLTEAGEILGYRAVLKGDLAQRPVRGIILIEIEGRGAARVSRTIAAMPEVEAVHSTHGRWDLVAELGADTLEALDATLNRIRAIDGVSRSETNLYLSTRRG is encoded by the coding sequence ATGGACGATCTGGACCGCCGCCTGCTCGCCGCGCTCGCCGCCGATGGCCGCGCCTCGGTCTCGGCGCTGGCCGCCGCGCTGGGCGTCACCCGCGCCACCGTGCGCGCGCGCATCGCGCGGCTGACCGAGGCGGGCGAGATCCTCGGCTACCGCGCGGTACTGAAGGGCGACTTGGCCCAGCGCCCCGTCCGCGGCATCATCCTGATCGAGATCGAAGGCCGCGGCGCCGCCCGCGTCAGCCGCACCATCGCCGCCATGCCCGAGGTCGAGGCCGTCCACAGCACCCATGGCCGCTGGGACCTCGTGGCGGAACTAGGCGCCGACACGCTGGAGGCGCTCGACGCCACGCTCAACCGCATCCGCGCCATCGACGGCGTCAGCCGGTCCGAGACCAACCTCTACCTGTCGACCCGGCGCGGGTGA
- a CDS encoding GNAT family N-acetyltransferase encodes MTDTEIELSVIPDLGAIDAAEWDACACPEAADRGPPADPFTTHRFLRALELSHSVGPRTGWQPQHLIARAGGAVIAVAPMYAKGHSQGEYIFDHNWAHAWERAGGSYYPKLQIAVPFTPATGRRFLVKPGHESTGLQALVQGAETVCEQHDLSSLHVTFCTKAEREAGEALGLMGRSSQQYHWFNDGYADFDGFLAALSSRKRKTIRKERAVAQGFGGAINAYTGDALRPEHWDAFWRFYQDTGRRKWGSPYLSRAFFDEVQATMRDDVLLVLAERDGVPVAGALNFIGRDVLYGRYWGCTEHHPALHFELCYYQAIDFAIEHGLGRVEAGAQGDHKLARGYLPVTCHSLHHIPNEGFRRAIAQFLEAEARAVAEDIEVLTSYGPFRRVMQEEQE; translated from the coding sequence ATGACCGACACCGAAATCGAACTGAGCGTGATCCCCGACCTCGGGGCCATCGACGCGGCCGAATGGGATGCCTGCGCCTGCCCGGAGGCCGCCGATCGCGGGCCGCCCGCCGATCCGTTCACCACGCATCGCTTCCTGCGGGCGCTGGAGCTGTCGCATTCCGTGGGTCCGCGCACCGGCTGGCAGCCCCAGCACCTGATCGCGCGCGCCGGCGGCGCGGTGATCGCCGTCGCGCCGATGTACGCCAAGGGCCACAGCCAGGGCGAGTACATCTTCGACCACAACTGGGCCCATGCCTGGGAGCGCGCGGGCGGCAGCTATTACCCCAAGCTGCAGATCGCCGTGCCATTCACCCCCGCCACGGGCCGCCGTTTCCTGGTGAAGCCGGGCCACGAGAGCACCGGCCTCCAGGCGCTTGTGCAGGGCGCGGAGACGGTCTGCGAACAGCACGACCTGTCGAGCCTGCACGTCACCTTCTGTACGAAGGCCGAGCGCGAAGCGGGCGAGGCGCTGGGGCTGATGGGGCGGTCGAGCCAGCAATATCACTGGTTCAACGACGGCTACGCCGATTTCGACGGCTTTCTCGCCGCGCTGAGCTCGCGCAAGCGCAAGACGATCCGCAAGGAGCGCGCCGTCGCGCAGGGCTTCGGCGGCGCGATCAACGCCTATACCGGCGACGCGCTGCGGCCCGAGCATTGGGACGCCTTCTGGCGCTTCTACCAGGACACCGGGCGGCGCAAATGGGGCAGCCCCTATCTCAGCCGCGCCTTCTTCGACGAGGTGCAGGCGACGATGCGCGACGACGTGCTGCTGGTTCTGGCCGAGCGGGACGGCGTGCCGGTCGCGGGCGCGCTGAACTTCATCGGGCGCGACGTGCTCTACGGCCGCTACTGGGGCTGTACCGAGCATCACCCGGCGCTGCATTTCGAGCTCTGCTACTATCAGGCCATCGACTTCGCGATCGAACACGGGCTGGGCCGGGTCGAGGCGGGCGCGCAGGGCGATCACAAGCTCGCGCGCGGCTACCTGCCGGTGACCTGCCATTCGCTGCACCACATCCCCAACGAAGGCTTCCGCCGCGCCATCGCGCAATTCCTCGAAGCCGAGGCGCGCGCCGTCGCCGAGGATATCGAGGTGCTCACATCATACGGCCCGTTTCGCCGGGTCATGCAGGAGGAACAGGAATGA
- a CDS encoding NAD(P)/FAD-dependent oxidoreductase, whose product MTERPDHIAIVGAGQAGATLAETLRKRGHAGRITLWGEEPEIPYQRPPLSKAYLLGEMDRARLFLRPRSYWEEQGIELRTGTRVTAIDPAAHSLTHDGGTESWGALALTTGSRNRRLPTAMGGDLQGVYGVRTLADIDAMEPAFRAGAHLLVVGGGYIGLEAAAVARKRGMRVTLLEAAQRLLARVACWDTALWFAAKHRAEGVEIMEEATLERLEGADGRVTGAVLSDGSRIAVDAVVAGIGVAPNTDLAAEAGLRIEDGIAVDEFGRTSAPDIWAAGDCCSFPWRGGRIRLESVPHAIEQAEAVAANILGAATPYEAKPWFWSDQYDVKLQIAGLNAGFDHVVVRDGDHTSHWYYRGDELLAVDAINDPRAYMVGKRLIEAGRSPDPRAVADPATPLKSLL is encoded by the coding sequence GTGACAGAGCGGCCGGATCACATCGCCATCGTCGGCGCGGGCCAGGCCGGCGCCACGCTGGCCGAGACGCTGCGCAAGCGCGGCCATGCAGGCCGCATCACGCTCTGGGGCGAGGAGCCCGAGATCCCGTATCAGCGCCCGCCGCTGTCCAAGGCCTACCTGCTGGGCGAGATGGACCGCGCGCGCCTGTTCCTGCGCCCCCGCAGCTACTGGGAGGAGCAGGGCATCGAGCTGCGCACCGGCACCCGCGTCACCGCCATCGACCCCGCCGCGCACAGCCTGACCCATGACGGCGGCACCGAGAGCTGGGGCGCGCTGGCGCTGACCACGGGCTCGCGCAACCGCCGCCTGCCGACCGCCATGGGCGGCGACCTGCAGGGCGTCTATGGCGTCCGCACCCTGGCCGATATCGACGCGATGGAACCCGCCTTCCGCGCCGGCGCGCATCTGCTGGTGGTGGGGGGCGGCTATATCGGGCTCGAGGCCGCCGCGGTGGCCCGCAAGCGCGGCATGCGCGTCACCCTGCTCGAGGCCGCGCAGCGCCTGCTTGCCCGCGTCGCCTGCTGGGACACCGCGCTCTGGTTCGCGGCCAAGCACCGCGCCGAGGGCGTCGAGATCATGGAGGAGGCGACGCTCGAGCGGCTGGAGGGCGCGGATGGCCGGGTCACCGGCGCCGTGCTCTCCGATGGCAGCCGCATCGCCGTCGATGCCGTGGTCGCGGGGATCGGCGTCGCGCCCAATACCGACCTCGCCGCGGAGGCGGGCCTCCGGATCGAGGACGGCATCGCGGTGGACGAATTCGGCCGCACCTCCGCGCCCGACATCTGGGCGGCGGGCGATTGCTGTTCCTTCCCCTGGCGCGGCGGGCGGATCCGGTTGGAATCGGTGCCCCACGCGATCGAACAGGCCGAGGCGGTCGCCGCCAACATCCTCGGCGCCGCCACGCCCTACGAGGCGAAGCCGTGGTTCTGGTCGGACCAATACGACGTGAAGCTGCAGATCGCCGGGCTGAACGCGGGCTTCGACCACGTGGTGGTGCGCGACGGCGACCATACCTCGCATTGGTACTATCGCGGCGACGAGCTCCTGGCCGTGGACGCGATCAACGATCCGCGCGCCTACATGGTCGGCAAGCGCCTGATCGAGGCGGGGCGCTCGCCCGATCCGCGCGCGGTGGCCGACCCGGCGACGCCGCTCAAATCGCTCCTGTGA
- a CDS encoding TRAP transporter substrate-binding protein: protein MTILRAGLVAATLATPAFAEPEVTLRFQHFVNPASANPTHFMQPWADAIEAQSEGRIAVEIYPFMQLGGSAANMYDLIADGAVDGGWVIPGYQPGRFPEAEALELPFMTPKSAEAASVAAWDYTAKHLMDDFADVHVIAAHMHGPGLVHKKGAAPAALADFDGLNLRGPSRMATKLLEAMGANPVGMPVPAFPEALAKGVLDGGVITWEQAPSLKLDELTDSHTDVAGERSLYNLYFLWAMNPEVYAGLDPELRAVIDANSGAMAAAWAGRAHDIGDAEGRAAMEASGNQIAALSPEVTAELEALGVGVTTAWIAEMDAKGFDGAALVEDARAAMAAAGAK from the coding sequence ATGACCATCCTTCGTGCCGGCCTCGTCGCCGCGACGCTTGCCACGCCCGCCTTCGCGGAGCCCGAGGTGACGCTGCGGTTCCAGCATTTCGTCAACCCGGCCTCGGCCAACCCGACGCATTTCATGCAGCCCTGGGCCGATGCCATCGAGGCGCAGTCCGAGGGTCGTATCGCGGTCGAGATCTACCCGTTCATGCAGCTCGGCGGCTCGGCGGCGAACATGTATGACCTGATCGCCGACGGGGCGGTCGATGGCGGCTGGGTGATCCCCGGCTACCAGCCCGGCCGCTTCCCCGAGGCGGAGGCGCTGGAGCTGCCCTTCATGACGCCGAAATCGGCCGAGGCGGCCTCGGTCGCGGCCTGGGACTACACCGCGAAGCACCTGATGGACGATTTCGCCGATGTCCACGTGATCGCGGCGCACATGCACGGGCCCGGCCTCGTCCACAAGAAGGGCGCGGCCCCCGCGGCGCTCGCGGATTTCGACGGGCTGAACCTGCGCGGGCCGTCGCGGATGGCGACGAAGCTTCTGGAGGCGATGGGCGCGAACCCGGTGGGGATGCCGGTGCCGGCCTTCCCCGAGGCGCTGGCCAAGGGCGTGCTGGATGGCGGCGTCATCACCTGGGAACAGGCGCCGTCGCTCAAGCTCGACGAGCTGACCGACAGCCACACCGACGTGGCGGGCGAGCGCTCGCTCTACAACCTCTATTTCCTCTGGGCGATGAACCCCGAGGTCTATGCCGGGCTCGACCCGGAGCTGCGCGCGGTGATCGACGCCAATTCCGGCGCCATGGCCGCCGCCTGGGCGGGCCGGGCGCATGATATCGGCGATGCCGAGGGCCGCGCGGCGATGGAAGCGTCGGGCAACCAGATTGCCGCGCTCTCTCCCGAGGTCACGGCCGAGCTGGAGGCGCTGGGCGTGGGCGTGACGACCGCCTGGATCGCCGAGATGGACGCCAAGGGCTTCGACGGCGCCGCGCTGGTCGAGGATGCACGGGCCGCGATGGCGGCGGCCGGGGCGAAGTGA
- a CDS encoding mechanosensitive ion channel family protein, translating to MDTLNALLSREIYAGRSLGDFLSLEFLASIVGDILAAILIIILAFVISGWVSRRVKAISERHPRLDATLFDFLGNIVRYVILAIAGVVILNTFGIQTTSIVAVIGAAGLAVGLALQGTLSNVAAGVMLIFFRPIKLGDFVVINGEMGTVKSINLNYTELASIGNVQIIIPNSEVWGNTITNYSVYDTRQAEWTIGVGYGADLHLVERIIRDTISSDPRFLPEPDMTVLVDGLGASSVDFLVRAWVKRSDFFAFSKDMNRDIKIALDAAGVEIPFPQRTVHLLREDAATPEGETA from the coding sequence ATGGACACACTGAACGCCCTCCTCTCGCGGGAGATCTATGCCGGACGCTCGCTGGGCGATTTCCTGAGCCTGGAATTCCTGGCCTCGATCGTGGGCGACATCCTCGCCGCGATCCTGATCATCATCCTGGCCTTCGTGATCTCGGGCTGGGTGTCGCGCCGCGTGAAGGCGATCTCCGAGCGTCACCCGCGCCTCGACGCGACGCTGTTCGACTTCCTTGGCAACATCGTCCGCTACGTCATCCTCGCCATCGCGGGGGTGGTGATCCTGAACACCTTCGGGATCCAGACGACCTCCATCGTGGCGGTGATCGGTGCCGCGGGCCTGGCCGTAGGCCTGGCGCTGCAGGGCACGCTGTCGAACGTGGCGGCGGGCGTGATGCTGATCTTCTTCCGGCCGATCAAGCTGGGCGATTTCGTCGTCATCAACGGCGAGATGGGCACGGTAAAGTCGATCAACCTCAACTATACCGAGCTCGCCAGCATCGGGAACGTGCAGATCATCATCCCCAATTCCGAGGTCTGGGGGAACACGATCACCAATTACTCGGTCTACGACACGCGGCAGGCGGAATGGACGATCGGCGTGGGCTACGGCGCCGACCTGCACCTGGTCGAGCGGATCATCCGCGACACGATCTCCTCGGACCCGCGCTTCCTGCCCGAGCCCGACATGACGGTCCTCGTCGACGGGCTGGGCGCGTCGAGCGTCGATTTCCTGGTGCGCGCCTGGGTGAAGCGGTCGGATTTCTTCGCCTTCTCGAAGGACATGAACCGCGACATCAAGATCGCGCTCGACGCCGCGGGGGTCGAGATCCCCTTCCCGCAACGCACCGTGCACCTGCTGCGCGAGGATGCGGCGACGCCCGAGGGCGAGACCGCCTGA
- the rocF gene encoding arginase has translation MSKRIELIGAPVQIGAGRGGCLMGPDALRTAGLARTLTELGHAVSDRGNLDAPEAAVPAHPNPAIHDLERSAGWVEVLQAVETEADVPIFLGGDHLMAAGTVPAMAARAQARGRPLHVLWLDAHSDIHTLESTESGNLHGTPVAYFTGQADFRPHFPAPRATVAPESICMIGLRSVDPFEKRALTRAGVEVHDMRAIDEHGIAAPLRAFLDRVRDAGADLHVSFDVDFLDPGIAPAVGTTVPGGATFREAHLVMEMLNDADLVTSLDLAELNPFLDDRGRTAKLLVDLVASAFGKSVLDRPTRSRT, from the coding sequence ATGAGCAAGCGGATCGAACTGATCGGCGCCCCGGTGCAGATCGGCGCCGGGCGCGGCGGCTGCCTGATGGGGCCCGACGCGCTGCGCACCGCCGGGCTGGCGCGTACCCTGACCGAGCTGGGCCATGCCGTGAGCGACCGCGGCAATCTCGACGCGCCCGAAGCCGCCGTGCCCGCGCATCCCAACCCCGCGATCCACGACCTGGAACGCAGCGCGGGCTGGGTCGAGGTGCTGCAAGCGGTCGAGACCGAGGCCGACGTGCCGATCTTCCTGGGCGGCGACCACCTGATGGCCGCGGGCACCGTGCCCGCGATGGCCGCGCGCGCGCAGGCCCGGGGCCGGCCGCTTCACGTGCTGTGGCTCGACGCGCATTCCGACATCCACACGCTGGAGAGCACCGAGTCGGGCAACCTGCATGGCACGCCGGTCGCCTATTTCACCGGGCAGGCGGATTTCAGGCCGCATTTCCCGGCCCCGCGCGCCACCGTCGCGCCGGAGAGTATCTGCATGATCGGGCTGCGCTCGGTCGACCCCTTCGAGAAGCGCGCGCTGACCCGCGCGGGCGTCGAGGTGCACGACATGCGCGCGATCGACGAGCATGGCATCGCCGCGCCGCTGCGCGCCTTCCTCGACAGGGTGCGCGACGCGGGCGCCGACCTGCATGTCAGCTTCGACGTCGATTTCCTGGATCCCGGCATCGCCCCCGCGGTCGGCACGACCGTGCCCGGCGGCGCGACCTTCCGCGAGGCGCATCTGGTGATGGAGATGCTCAACGATGCCGATCTCGTTACCTCGCTCGACCTGGCCGAGCTGAACCCCTTCCTCGACGATCGCGGGCGGACCGCGAAGCTGCTGGTCGACCTCGTCGCCTCGGCCTTCGGGAAATCCGTCCTCGACCGCCCCACGCGGAGCCGCACATGA
- a CDS encoding class I SAM-dependent methyltransferase: MIETARRIEARLRRAGYVWAHARLTGNRGTYRPHGIAIRADTRADLALRYLLARGRPYEAPEARLIGAHLAPGTDVIELGGCIGVVSATIRDRIGPDARHILVEANPDIAPLALENATGPRPDRTDLVVAAVDYSGASHVRFARGHNQHVGHVARADEDGFSSPAVTLATLAARLPGRFALVCDIEGLEREMIAREAETLARCDLIVLEVHPGVFPQGETDVAEIEAQLAAIGLHRLAREQDVIAFARGMSS, translated from the coding sequence ATGATCGAGACCGCACGCCGGATCGAGGCCCGCTTGCGTCGGGCCGGCTATGTCTGGGCGCATGCGCGCCTGACGGGGAACCGCGGCACCTATCGCCCCCACGGCATCGCGATCCGCGCCGACACGCGCGCCGATCTCGCGCTGCGATACCTTCTGGCCCGGGGCCGCCCCTACGAGGCGCCCGAGGCGCGGCTGATCGGCGCGCATCTGGCCCCCGGCACGGACGTGATCGAACTGGGCGGCTGCATCGGCGTCGTCTCGGCCACGATCCGCGATCGGATCGGGCCCGATGCCCGCCATATCCTGGTCGAGGCCAATCCCGATATCGCCCCGCTGGCGCTGGAAAACGCGACCGGTCCGCGCCCCGACCGGACGGACCTGGTCGTGGCGGCCGTTGACTATTCCGGGGCCAGCCATGTCCGTTTCGCGCGCGGCCACAACCAGCATGTCGGCCATGTCGCGCGCGCCGACGAGGACGGCTTCTCCAGCCCCGCCGTCACGCTCGCCACGCTGGCCGCCCGGCTGCCCGGCCGCTTCGCGCTGGTCTGCGACATCGAGGGGCTGGAGCGCGAGATGATCGCCCGCGAGGCCGAGACGCTGGCGCGCTGCGACCTGATCGTGCTGGAGGTGCATCCCGGCGTTTTCCCGCAAGGCGAAACGGATGTGGCCGAAATCGAGGCGCAACTCGCGGCGATCGGCCTGCATCGACTGGCGCGCGAGCAGGACGTGATCGCGTTCGCGCGGGGCATGTCGAGCTGA
- a CDS encoding ornithine cyclodeaminase produces MTQTQPSRLAMVPFVSVADMMRIVNDAGVPETIAAIADRIEDDFKRWESFDKVARVPSHSPEGVIELMPTSDGEYYGFKYVNGHPANMARGFQTVTAFGVLARVDNGYPVMLTEMTVLTALRTAAASVVAARHLAPRDARVMAMIGNGAQCEFQALGFHHCLGIEEVRLWDIDPAATEKAVRNLSGTGLTVTACSSAEEAIAGAQIVTTCTADKKQATILTDNMVGSGIHINAIGGDCPGKTELHRDILLRSDIFVEYPPQTRIEGEIQQLDADHPVTELWRVIDGQVPGRTGPGQITLFDSVGFATEDFSALRHVFAEMKRTGHYVDLDMLADPDDPRDLYGMVTRAAE; encoded by the coding sequence ATGACCCAGACCCAACCCTCCCGGCTGGCCATGGTGCCCTTCGTCTCGGTCGCCGACATGATGCGGATCGTGAACGATGCCGGCGTGCCCGAGACCATCGCCGCCATCGCCGACCGGATCGAAGACGATTTCAAGCGCTGGGAAAGCTTCGACAAGGTCGCGCGCGTGCCCAGCCATTCGCCCGAGGGCGTGATCGAGCTGATGCCCACCTCGGATGGCGAGTACTACGGCTTCAAATACGTCAACGGCCACCCGGCCAACATGGCGCGCGGCTTCCAGACGGTGACGGCCTTCGGCGTGCTGGCGCGCGTCGATAACGGCTACCCGGTGATGCTGACCGAGATGACGGTGCTGACCGCGCTGCGCACGGCGGCCGCCTCGGTCGTCGCGGCGCGCCATCTCGCGCCCCGGGACGCGCGGGTGATGGCGATGATCGGCAACGGCGCGCAATGCGAGTTCCAGGCGCTTGGCTTCCACCACTGCCTCGGGATCGAGGAGGTGAGGCTGTGGGATATCGACCCGGCCGCGACCGAGAAGGCGGTGCGCAACCTGTCGGGCACGGGCCTGACGGTGACCGCCTGCAGCTCGGCCGAAGAGGCCATCGCGGGCGCGCAGATCGTCACCACCTGCACCGCCGACAAGAAGCAGGCGACGATCCTGACCGACAACATGGTCGGCAGCGGCATCCACATCAACGCGATCGGCGGCGATTGCCCCGGCAAGACCGAACTGCATCGCGACATCCTGCTGCGCTCGGACATTTTCGTGGAGTACCCGCCGCAGACCCGGATCGAGGGCGAGATCCAGCAGTTGGACGCCGATCACCCGGTGACCGAGCTGTGGCGGGTGATCGACGGGCAGGTGCCGGGCCGGACCGGGCCGGGGCAGATCACGCTGTTCGATTCGGTGGGCTTCGCGACCGAGGATTTCAGCGCCCTGCGCCACGTCTTCGCCGAGATGAAGCGGACGGGGCATTACGTCGATCTCGACATGTTGGCCGACCCGGACGACCCGCGCGACCTCTACGGCATGGTGACCCGCGCAGCGGAGTAG